A part of Astyanax mexicanus isolate ESR-SI-001 chromosome 2, AstMex3_surface, whole genome shotgun sequence genomic DNA contains:
- the podxl gene encoding podocalyxin, whose product MRTNTRILWTILVIDFLLLLAESDPTTPALATTKPIIAAAPTAKPTDAQFTTLKSSPVEPTTVKLPDAGPTTATPSHLESTPGKPVTAEPPTTKPINKEPISTTLTAIVPTDAKATTKGPSPTMPAPTGSPIAKLSTKVPITTMPAAMMPVTKKPTPEKPTPENATPANATPENATPEKPTPENATPENATPEKPTPENATPEKPTTKNATPEKPTTKNPILEKSATTKPISADSTLASPTGSGPAPRHPATPAPSSVVSTHRQPASDQTPALGPKTPAPTTVASKQPASTQPGPNPTTEEPLASTEKPGLASGVLESEISGPFNETITLEFMQEPRNKKNSIVQSCQTLLEKVGGKGTCSLAGEIKNGRYEFSKVSVAVDSKVMQEIYDAIKKAPAEPTPVPHTLIAILSSCGALVIILVIFALYCTYHHRSYRKNQQHLTEELQTVENGYHDNPTLEVMEVQPEMQEKKVALNGEFNDSWIVPFDNLAKEVTPEEEDTHL is encoded by the exons ATTTTCTCCTCCTGCTGGCTGAGTCTGACCCCACCACTCCTGCTCTTGCTACTACAAAGCCTATCATTGCAGCGGCTCCCACAGCTAAGCCTACCGATGCACAGTTTACAACTTTAAAGTCCTCTCCTGTAGAGCCTACTACTGTAAAGCTTCCTGATGCAGGACCTACCACTGCAACGCCTTCCCATTTAGAGTCTACACCTGGAAAGCCTGTGACTGCAGAGCCTCCCACTACAAAGCCTATCAATAAAGAGCCTATCTCTACAACGCTTACTGCTATAGTACCTACTGATGCAAAGGCTACCACTAAAGGCCCTAGCCCTACAATGCCTGCCCCTACAGGGTCTCCAATTGCAAAGCTTTCCACCAAAGTGCCTATCACTACAATGCCTGCCGCTATGATGCCTGTCACTAAAAAGCCTACGCCTGAAAAGCCTACCCCTGAAAATGCTACCCCTGCAAATGCTACCCCTGAAAATGCTACCCCTGAAAAGCCTACCCCTGAAAATGCTACCCCTGAAAATGCTACCCCTGAAAAGCCTACCCCCGAAAATGCTACCCCTGAAAAGCCTACCACTAAAAATGCTACCCCTGAAAAGCCTACCACTAAAAATCCTATCCTTGAAAAGTCTGCCACTACAAAGCCTATCTCTGCAGACTCTACATTGGCTAGTCCTACCGGTTCTGGTCCAGCCCCACGTCATCCTGCCACTCCAGCTCCATCCTCTGTGGTTTCTACACATCGGCAGCCTGCCTCTGACCAAACACCTGCTTTAGGTCCTAAAACACCGGCCCCTACTACTGTTGCTTCTAAGCAACCTGCCAGCACACAACCAGGACCAAATCCGACAACAGAAG AGCCATTAGCTAGCACCGAGAAACCTGGATTGGCGTCTGGCGTCTTGGAGTCTGAGATATCAGGGCCATTTAAt GAAACAATCACCCTAGAATTTATGCAGGAACCCAGAAATAAG aaGAACAGCATTGTCCAGTCTTGTCAGACGTTGTTGGAAAAGGTTGGTGGCAAGGGTACCTGCTCACTGGCTGGAGAGATAAAAAACGGTCGTTACGAATTCTCCAAAGTGTCTGTGGCAG TTGATTCGAAAGTGATGCAGGAAATCTACGATGCTATCAAAAAG GCACCGGCAGAGCCCACACCAGTGCCCCACACGCTGATTGCTATCTTGTCTTCATGTGGTGCCCTGGTGATCATCCTTGTTATTTTTGCCCTGTACTGCACCTATCACCACAGATCCTACAGGAAGAACCAG CAACACCTGACTGAGGAGCTTCAAACTGTGGAGAACGGTTATCATGACAACCCCAcgctggaggtgatggaggtgcaGCCGGAGATGCAGGAGAAGAAGGTGGCGCTGAACGGAGAGTTCAACGACAGCTGGATTGTTCCTTTCGACAACCTGGCCAAAGAGGTGACACCTGAAGAGGAGGACACTCACCTGTAG